One Pseudonocardia abyssalis DNA segment encodes these proteins:
- a CDS encoding haloalkane dehalogenase: MRLLRTPESRFADLPDFAHEPRYADVPDGDGGALRMAWVEDGPADGPVVLLLHGEPSWSFLYRTTIPPLVAAGLRVIAPDLVGFGRSDKPAEIADHGYARHVEWVRALVFDVLDLHGVTLVGQDWGGLIGLRLVAEHPARFAGVVAANTGLPTGDVDMPEVWWGFRRAVEKARELDVARLVQSGCRTPFTDDVRAAYDAPFPDESYKAGPRAMPLLVPTRPDDPSTEANRAAWAVLRGLDLPFLCAFSDGDPITAAMEPVLRAEMPGAAGREHPTIVGAGHFLQEDAGPELAAAVLTLVGRTR, encoded by the coding sequence ATGCGCCTCCTCCGCACCCCCGAATCGCGCTTCGCCGACCTGCCCGACTTCGCCCACGAGCCGCGGTACGCCGACGTGCCCGACGGCGACGGGGGTGCGCTGCGGATGGCGTGGGTCGAGGACGGCCCCGCCGACGGCCCGGTGGTGCTGCTCCTGCACGGTGAGCCGAGCTGGTCGTTCCTCTACCGCACGACGATCCCGCCGCTGGTCGCCGCCGGGCTGCGGGTGATCGCGCCCGACCTCGTCGGGTTCGGCCGCTCCGACAAGCCCGCGGAGATCGCCGACCACGGCTACGCGCGGCACGTCGAGTGGGTCCGGGCGCTGGTGTTCGACGTGCTCGACCTGCACGGCGTCACGCTCGTCGGGCAGGACTGGGGCGGGCTGATCGGGCTGCGGCTGGTGGCCGAGCACCCCGCGCGGTTCGCCGGTGTCGTCGCCGCGAACACCGGCCTGCCCACCGGTGACGTCGACATGCCCGAGGTCTGGTGGGGGTTCCGGCGCGCGGTGGAGAAGGCGCGGGAGCTCGACGTCGCGCGGCTGGTGCAGTCGGGCTGCCGCACCCCGTTCACCGACGACGTGCGCGCGGCCTACGACGCCCCGTTCCCCGACGAGTCGTACAAGGCGGGCCCGCGGGCGATGCCGCTGCTCGTCCCGACCCGGCCCGACGACCCGTCGACGGAGGCCAACCGCGCCGCGTGGGCCGTGCTGCGCGGGCTCGACCTGCCGTTCCTGTGCGCGTTCAGCGACGGTGACCCGATCACCGCGGCGATGGAGCCGGTGCTGCGCGCGGAGATGCCCGGTGCGGCCGGCCGGGAGCACCCCACGATCGTCGGGGCCGGGCACTTCCTGCAGGAGGACGCCGGGCCGGAGCTGGCCGCGGCGGTGCTCACGCTCGTCGGCCGGACGCGGTGA
- the upp gene encoding uracil phosphoribosyltransferase, with the protein MDVRVVDHPLALARLSTMRDARTDNATFRAALRDLTLMLIYEATRDAPVATSPLHTPVARTTGYRLASPPLLVPVLRAGLGMVDAAQALMPEAQMGFVGLARDEQTHQPVPYMESLPESLAGRPVFVLDPMLATGGSMEHTIRMLTERGATDVTAICVLAAPEGIARLEGSGLPVRVVTGSIDERLNDSAYIVPGLGDAGDRQFGAVP; encoded by the coding sequence ATGGATGTCCGCGTCGTCGACCACCCGCTGGCCCTCGCCCGCCTCTCCACCATGCGGGACGCGCGCACCGACAACGCGACGTTCCGTGCGGCGCTGCGCGACCTCACCCTGATGCTGATCTACGAGGCCACCCGCGACGCCCCCGTCGCCACCTCCCCGCTGCACACCCCCGTCGCCCGCACCACCGGTTACCGCCTCGCCAGTCCGCCGCTGCTGGTGCCGGTCCTGCGCGCCGGGCTGGGGATGGTCGACGCCGCGCAGGCGCTGATGCCCGAGGCGCAGATGGGCTTCGTCGGGCTGGCCCGGGACGAGCAGACCCACCAGCCGGTGCCGTACATGGAGTCGCTGCCCGAGTCGCTCGCCGGCCGGCCCGTGTTCGTCCTCGACCCGATGCTCGCCACCGGCGGCTCGATGGAGCACACGATCCGCATGCTGACCGAGCGCGGGGCCACCGACGTGACGGCGATCTGCGTGCTCGCCGCCCCGGAGGGCATCGCGCGCCTGGAGGGCAGCGGCCTGCCGGTCCGCGTCGTCACCGGCAGCATCGACGAGCGGCTCAACGACTCGGCGTACATCGTCCCGGGGCTGGGGGACGCGGGGGACCGGCAGTTCGGCGCGGTGCCGTAA
- a CDS encoding TetR/AcrR family transcriptional regulator, which yields MPRPKVHDAALRERLLDRAGTLLSGGGPGALSLRTLAQDCGTSTTAVYALFGGKPALLDVLHARAVHGLAQRLDAVEPAADPVEHLSRLAHAYREVALGDPHLHGSTLTTAVLPSFAHTVRRAMAARALRTDADPSTVALAVQALVHGLVDLERHGLAAAGGFPAALHAALDGWLRADR from the coding sequence GTGCCCCGCCCGAAGGTCCACGACGCGGCCCTGCGGGAGCGCCTGCTCGACCGCGCGGGCACGCTGCTCTCCGGCGGCGGTCCCGGCGCACTGAGCCTGCGGACGCTGGCGCAGGACTGCGGGACGTCCACCACCGCGGTCTACGCGCTGTTCGGCGGCAAGCCCGCGCTGCTCGACGTCCTGCACGCGCGCGCCGTGCACGGCCTCGCCCAACGCCTCGACGCGGTCGAACCGGCCGCCGATCCGGTGGAGCACCTGAGCCGGCTCGCCCACGCCTACCGCGAGGTCGCGCTCGGCGACCCGCACCTGCACGGCTCCACCCTGACCACGGCGGTCCTGCCGTCCTTCGCCCACACCGTGCGGCGCGCGATGGCGGCGAGGGCCCTGCGCACCGACGCCGACCCGTCGACGGTGGCCCTCGCGGTGCAGGCGCTCGTGCACGGTCTGGTCGACCTCGAGCGCCACGGGCTCGCCGCGGCGGGCGGTTTCCCCGCCGCCCTGCACGCCGCGCTGGACGGCTGGCTGCGCGCGGACCGGTGA
- a CDS encoding flavodoxin family protein, whose amino-acid sequence MTRLLVVHHTPSPATAELLDAVVRGAEDPEITGVEVVRRAALAATASDLLAADAVVLGTPANIGYMSGALKHFFDTVYYVCADDTRGLPFGLYVHGNLGVEGAVRSVETVTSGLGWSRTAAHVVVTGAPGPSDLDACTELGGTLAATIEPGG is encoded by the coding sequence GTGACCAGGCTGCTCGTCGTCCACCACACGCCCTCGCCCGCCACGGCCGAACTGCTCGACGCCGTGGTGCGCGGGGCGGAGGACCCGGAGATCACCGGCGTCGAGGTGGTGCGGCGCGCTGCCCTCGCGGCCACGGCGTCCGACCTGCTCGCCGCCGACGCCGTCGTCCTCGGCACCCCGGCGAACATCGGGTACATGTCCGGGGCCCTCAAGCACTTCTTCGACACCGTCTACTACGTCTGCGCCGACGACACCCGTGGCCTCCCGTTCGGCCTCTACGTGCACGGGAACCTCGGCGTCGAGGGGGCGGTGCGGTCGGTGGAGACCGTCACCTCCGGGCTGGGCTGGTCGCGGACCGCCGCCCACGTCGTCGTCACCGGGGCGCCGGGTCCGTCCGATCTGGACGCCTGCACGGAGCTGGGCGGCACCCTCGCCGCGACGATCGAGCCCGGCGGCTGA
- a CDS encoding phospho-sugar mutase — MRPELRDAALRWIADDPDPATRAELQRVLADVMAGGPDDELTDRMAGMLRFGTAGLRGPVRAGPAGMNVAVVRRATAGLAAWLARDGSRGTVVVGRDARHGSEAFAAATADVLAGAGFSVRTLPSPLPTPVLAFAVRELGAVAGVQITASHNPPADNGYKVYLADGAQLAPPSDAEIEAAITAAPAAVSVPTGGDVTSVDVTESYLDRVGRLPRGAARTLRVALTPMHGVGGVTAVHALHRAGFTDVHVVASQAVPDPDFPTVAFPNPEEPGATGALLALAAEVDADLAVALDPDADRCALGVPGDGGWRMLTGDETGVLLGDHLLRTGSYDDPLVATTVVSSSMLRSVAQSYGARFAETLTGFKWIVRGGPGLVFGYEEALGYCVDPGAVNDKDGIAAATVACDLAASLAESGKTVQDRLDDLSAQHGVHLTRGISVRMEPGPRDAAVARLRDSPPDGWAVTRPAPDVLVLRRDGERLVIRPSGTEPKLKAYLEVVEHGDRARGQARLDALAAAAAELLEDR, encoded by the coding sequence ATGAGGCCCGAGCTCCGGGACGCGGCGCTGCGCTGGATCGCCGACGACCCCGACCCCGCGACGCGCGCCGAGCTGCAACGCGTGCTGGCCGACGTCATGGCCGGCGGCCCGGACGACGAGCTGACCGACCGGATGGCGGGGATGCTGCGTTTCGGCACCGCCGGGCTGCGCGGGCCGGTGCGGGCGGGGCCCGCGGGGATGAACGTGGCCGTGGTGCGCCGGGCGACGGCCGGGCTCGCGGCCTGGCTGGCCCGCGACGGCTCCCGCGGCACGGTCGTCGTGGGGCGCGACGCGCGGCACGGGTCGGAGGCTTTCGCCGCGGCCACCGCCGACGTCCTCGCGGGCGCCGGGTTCAGCGTGCGCACCCTGCCCTCCCCGCTCCCGACGCCGGTTCTCGCGTTCGCCGTCCGGGAGCTGGGGGCGGTGGCCGGGGTGCAGATCACGGCGTCGCACAACCCGCCCGCCGACAACGGCTACAAGGTCTACCTCGCCGACGGCGCGCAGCTCGCTCCCCCGTCGGACGCGGAGATCGAGGCGGCGATCACGGCCGCCCCGGCCGCGGTGTCGGTGCCGACCGGCGGGGACGTGACCTCCGTCGACGTGACCGAGTCCTATCTGGACCGGGTCGGGCGGCTCCCCCGCGGCGCCGCCCGCACCCTGCGCGTCGCGCTCACCCCGATGCACGGCGTCGGTGGGGTCACCGCGGTGCACGCGCTGCACCGGGCCGGGTTCACCGACGTCCACGTCGTCGCGTCGCAGGCGGTGCCCGACCCCGACTTCCCGACCGTCGCCTTCCCCAACCCGGAGGAGCCCGGCGCGACCGGCGCCCTGCTCGCGCTGGCCGCCGAGGTGGACGCCGACCTCGCGGTCGCGCTGGACCCCGACGCCGACCGCTGCGCACTCGGCGTACCCGGCGACGGCGGCTGGCGCATGCTCACCGGCGACGAGACCGGCGTGCTGCTGGGCGACCACCTGCTGCGCACCGGCTCCTACGACGACCCGCTCGTCGCCACCACGGTCGTCTCGTCGTCGATGCTGCGGTCCGTCGCACAGTCCTACGGAGCACGCTTCGCCGAGACGCTCACCGGCTTCAAGTGGATCGTGCGCGGCGGGCCCGGTCTGGTGTTCGGCTATGAGGAGGCGCTCGGTTACTGCGTCGATCCCGGGGCCGTCAACGACAAGGACGGGATCGCGGCGGCCACGGTGGCGTGCGACCTGGCCGCGTCCCTCGCGGAGTCGGGGAAGACCGTCCAGGACCGGCTCGACGACCTGTCGGCGCAGCACGGCGTGCACCTCACCCGCGGCATCTCCGTGCGGATGGAGCCCGGCCCGCGCGACGCCGCCGTGGCCCGGCTGCGCGACTCGCCGCCGGACGGCTGGGCCGTCACCCGCCCCGCCCCCGACGTGCTGGTGCTGCGTCGCGACGGCGAGCGGCTGGTGATCCGGCCGTCGGGCACGGAACCGAAGCTCAAGGCGTACCTGGAGGTGGTGGAGCACGGTGACCGGGCGCGCGGGCAGGCCCGGCTCGACGCGCTCGCCGCCGCCGCCGCCGAACTGCTGGAGGACCGATGA
- a CDS encoding purine-nucleoside phosphorylase encodes MSEHQSAAAALADATGVATHDVAVVLGSGWRPAADLIGEATHEIPMADLPGFLAPTVAGHGGTVRSVPVGGRRVLVLLGRTHFYEGHGVDPVVHGVRTAAAAGCGTVVLTNAAGGIREGMAVGDPVLISDHLNMTATSPLRGAQFVDLTDLYSPRLRALAREIDPTLTEGVYAGLTGPHFETPAEIRMFRGMGADLVGMSTVLEAIAARALGVEVFGLSLVTNLAAGLSGAPLDHHEVLEAGAAAAGRMGGLLRELVTRS; translated from the coding sequence ATGAGCGAGCACCAGAGCGCGGCGGCCGCACTGGCCGACGCCACCGGTGTGGCCACCCACGACGTGGCCGTGGTGCTGGGGTCGGGCTGGCGCCCGGCCGCCGACCTGATCGGCGAGGCCACCCACGAGATCCCGATGGCCGACCTCCCCGGCTTCCTCGCCCCCACCGTCGCGGGGCACGGGGGCACGGTGCGGTCGGTGCCGGTCGGCGGGCGGCGGGTGCTGGTACTGCTCGGCCGGACGCACTTCTACGAGGGCCACGGCGTCGACCCGGTCGTGCACGGCGTGCGCACCGCGGCGGCGGCCGGCTGCGGGACGGTCGTCCTGACGAACGCGGCGGGCGGCATCCGCGAGGGCATGGCCGTCGGTGACCCGGTCCTGATCTCCGACCACCTGAACATGACGGCGACCTCGCCGCTGCGCGGGGCGCAGTTCGTCGACCTCACCGACCTCTACTCCCCGCGGCTGCGAGCCCTCGCGCGGGAGATCGACCCCACGCTCACCGAGGGCGTGTACGCCGGGCTGACCGGCCCGCACTTCGAGACCCCCGCGGAGATCCGGATGTTCCGCGGGATGGGCGCCGACCTCGTCGGGATGTCGACGGTGCTGGAGGCGATCGCGGCGCGGGCGCTGGGCGTCGAGGTGTTCGGGCTGTCCCTGGTGACGAACCTGGCCGCGGGCCTGAGCGGCGCTCCGCTGGACCACCACGAGGTGCTGGAGGCGGGCGCCGCGGCGGCCGGACGGATGGGTGGGCTGCTGCGGGAGCTGGTGACGCGGTCGTGA
- a CDS encoding serine/threonine-protein kinase, with the protein MTTPDDGQRRIGGRYLLSGKIGSGAMGTVWAGYDEVLRRRVAVKELRVPHGVGDREALDMRERILREARAVGGLSHPNVITVFDVVEADGEPVVVLELVPSRNLAEMISDHGALSVGQAAVVGYATAGGLRAAHRAGITHRDVKPGNVLIADDGRVKLTDFGIARNVADAPMTSAGLVLGSPAYIAPEVAAGQPVTPAADLWGLGATLFAAVEGRPPYDVGGDPVQTITEVVDGDVPRTRSGGPVAEVIAALMVKDPDARMPLDEVRIRLRPLISDPDDPMYPGSPDAPTLASFVTPSVEPPPDYAPERSSAVLEARTPAAAPLAADPGPLPGPPGRPLPSWPEPLRADPQRPEPQRPEPQRPEPQRPPRPRALPPTPAAPATPLQAVALVVAGALVVLLGTAAGWAITRMVGGQSPFGTITVTSAGTALISHLDPLGFDADVPVGWTQFAHETVDGSRAASFVSPDGTEEFTVERAETRDAALARLTTDALGVDSVDQTPLLDDRLTYRTDRHGQERATWMALVPADGDAVWVARLTVPGNRGEGIAEALFDVLMAGFATAGR; encoded by the coding sequence GTGACGACGCCGGATGACGGACAGCGCCGCATCGGCGGCCGGTACCTGCTGTCCGGCAAGATCGGCAGCGGCGCCATGGGCACGGTCTGGGCCGGCTACGACGAGGTCCTGCGCCGACGCGTCGCGGTGAAGGAGCTGCGGGTCCCGCACGGCGTCGGCGACCGCGAGGCGCTGGACATGCGCGAGCGGATCCTGCGCGAGGCGCGGGCCGTCGGCGGGCTGTCGCACCCCAACGTCATCACCGTGTTCGACGTGGTCGAGGCCGACGGCGAGCCCGTCGTCGTGCTGGAGCTCGTGCCCTCCCGCAACCTCGCGGAGATGATCTCCGATCACGGGGCCCTGTCCGTCGGTCAGGCCGCCGTCGTCGGTTACGCCACCGCGGGGGGTCTGCGGGCCGCGCACCGCGCGGGGATCACGCACCGTGACGTCAAGCCGGGCAACGTCCTCATCGCCGATGACGGCCGCGTCAAGCTCACCGACTTCGGCATCGCCCGCAACGTCGCCGACGCCCCGATGACGAGCGCGGGCCTCGTCCTCGGCTCCCCCGCCTACATCGCCCCCGAGGTCGCGGCCGGTCAGCCCGTCACGCCGGCCGCCGACCTGTGGGGCCTGGGCGCCACGCTGTTCGCCGCCGTGGAGGGCCGCCCGCCCTACGACGTCGGCGGAGACCCGGTGCAGACGATCACCGAGGTCGTCGACGGCGACGTGCCCCGCACGCGCAGCGGCGGCCCGGTGGCCGAGGTCATCGCGGCGCTGATGGTCAAGGACCCGGACGCCCGGATGCCGCTCGACGAGGTGCGCATCCGGCTGCGGCCCCTCATCTCCGACCCCGACGACCCGATGTACCCCGGCTCCCCCGACGCCCCGACGCTGGCCTCGTTCGTCACGCCGTCGGTCGAGCCGCCCCCCGACTACGCCCCCGAACGCAGCTCCGCGGTGCTGGAGGCCAGGACCCCGGCCGCCGCCCCGCTGGCCGCCGACCCCGGCCCGCTGCCCGGCCCGCCCGGACGCCCGCTGCCGTCGTGGCCGGAGCCGCTGCGGGCGGACCCCCAGCGCCCCGAGCCCCAGCGCCCCGAACCCCAGCGCCCCGAGCCCCAGCGCCCGCCCCGGCCGCGCGCGCTGCCGCCCACCCCGGCGGCCCCGGCGACGCCGCTGCAGGCCGTGGCGCTCGTCGTCGCGGGGGCGCTGGTCGTGCTGCTCGGCACGGCGGCGGGCTGGGCGATCACGCGGATGGTCGGCGGGCAGTCGCCGTTCGGGACGATCACGGTGACGTCGGCGGGCACCGCGCTCATCTCCCACCTCGACCCCCTCGGCTTCGACGCCGACGTGCCGGTCGGCTGGACCCAGTTCGCGCACGAGACCGTCGACGGCTCGCGCGCGGCGTCGTTCGTCAGCCCGGACGGCACCGAGGAGTTCACGGTGGAGCGGGCCGAGACCCGCGACGCGGCACTCGCCCGGCTCACGACCGACGCGCTGGGCGTCGACTCCGTCGACCAGACGCCGCTCCTCGACGACCGCCTGACCTACCGCACCGACCGCCACGGGCAGGAGCGAGCCACCTGGATGGCGCTGGTGCCCGCCGACGGCGACGCGGTGTGGGTGGCCCGGCTCACCGTCCCCGGCAACCGGGGCGAGGGCATCGCCGAGGCCCTGTTCGACGTGCTCATGGCCGGTTTCGCCACCGCCGGGCGCTGA
- a CDS encoding amidohydrolase encodes MPTAPAVVDLGTGTGPAWLDGWLAAHTDDVVGWRRTLHSVPELGRAEHRTTALVARQLLAAGLEPRTLPGGTGLVCDIGYGDRCVALRADLDALPLQEDTGLPFASTVDGAMHACGHDAHTAIVLGAGLALASAPNLPGRVRLIFQPAEEVQPGGALDMVADGAMEGVQRIFALHCDPRLEVGKLGTRVGPITSACDLLEIRLTSPGGHTARPHLTADLVEALGLLITQLPLLLGRQVDPRSGTVLVWGAVQSGEAANAIPQHGLLRGTLRTADHATWNELEDKMRTLVAAVLAPTGVGYVLEHIRGVPPVVNESASTGMLADAAATVLGAEASVGTEQSSGGEDFAWYLEHVPGAMARLGVWPGEGPMRDIHQPTFDLDERALPFGVRVLAQTALNALTTTD; translated from the coding sequence ATGCCCACCGCGCCCGCAGTGGTCGACCTCGGTACGGGCACCGGGCCGGCCTGGCTCGACGGCTGGCTCGCCGCCCACACCGACGACGTCGTCGGCTGGCGCCGCACCCTGCACTCGGTACCCGAGCTCGGCCGCGCCGAGCACCGCACCACCGCGCTCGTCGCCCGGCAGCTCCTCGCCGCCGGTCTCGAACCCCGCACGCTCCCCGGCGGCACCGGTCTGGTCTGCGACATCGGCTACGGCGACCGCTGCGTCGCGCTGCGCGCCGACCTCGACGCCCTCCCGCTGCAGGAGGACACCGGCCTGCCGTTCGCGTCCACCGTCGACGGCGCCATGCACGCGTGCGGCCACGACGCCCACACCGCGATCGTCCTCGGGGCGGGCCTCGCGCTCGCATCCGCGCCGAACCTGCCCGGCCGCGTCCGGCTGATCTTCCAGCCGGCCGAGGAGGTGCAGCCCGGCGGCGCGCTCGACATGGTCGCCGACGGCGCGATGGAGGGAGTGCAGCGGATCTTCGCGCTGCACTGCGACCCGCGCCTGGAGGTCGGGAAGCTCGGCACCCGCGTCGGCCCGATCACCTCGGCGTGCGACCTGCTGGAGATCCGGCTGACGTCGCCGGGTGGCCACACGGCCCGCCCGCACCTCACCGCCGACCTCGTCGAGGCGCTCGGCCTGCTGATCACGCAGCTGCCACTGCTGCTCGGCCGCCAGGTCGACCCCCGCTCGGGCACCGTCCTGGTCTGGGGTGCGGTGCAGTCCGGCGAGGCGGCCAACGCGATCCCCCAGCACGGTCTGCTGCGCGGCACTCTGCGCACCGCCGACCACGCCACGTGGAACGAGCTCGAGGACAAGATGCGCACCCTGGTGGCGGCGGTCCTCGCCCCCACCGGCGTCGGCTACGTCCTGGAGCACATCCGCGGCGTTCCCCCGGTCGTGAACGAGTCGGCCAGCACCGGCATGCTCGCCGACGCCGCCGCCACGGTCCTGGGTGCGGAGGCGTCCGTCGGCACCGAGCAGTCCAGCGGTGGCGAGGACTTCGCCTGGTACCTGGAGCACGTCCCCGGCGCGATGGCCCGGCTCGGCGTGTGGCCCGGCGAGGGCCCGATGCGCGACATCCACCAGCCCACGTTCGACCTCGACGAACGCGCCCTCCCCTTCGGCGTGCGGGTCCTGGCCCAGACCG